TTGGCAAGCGGCACGTAAGGACCTATTGGGCGAGCGCGAGAATACTCGCGAACGGCATGAACCAGCCCAGCCATCTTTGGAATTTGAAAGCGAGTTGGAGGTCGGCCCCGTCCTCAGTCACCATTCAAACATTAGATTTGTTTCTCCCGGAGAGCCCGTGGAGCACGATCCGCTCGCAGGAGTGCGGTATGGGTGGGAAAAGGCTCCTCCACTTGCAGCGCTACTGAAAACTGTAGCCAAAGCAGGAAGGGATTTTAAGCCGCAGGAGGAGGGCGTGATCGACGCTGCCCTCGAAAGCCGGCAGGGTAGCGTAAAAACTCAATATCTCCGGGCCCTAGCCTATCTTCTGATTATTGTCAACAACTTCACCTTAACCACGCCGCTAATGCGAGCAATGTCAATTATTGCTAACGTGGTAATCAACCTACCTGACGTTGATGTGACGTACGATGACGTGCGAAAGGCGCTTTCCCACCGGGCAATAGGCCACTGGAAAACTCGAGGTAAAAAACCGAGCTGAGTTTTCCACTATTTCTGGAAAACTCAGGGCTCAAAAATCTTTCGAGTTTCTTTGGGTTAAAAAACTACTTTTTGTATTGTGACCATGCAAATCCCGGAAAGGCCGGGAAGCACCTAAATAAAGCACCGAAATAGGAGCTTTAAGCATGGCACAGCAGTACAGAACCGCGCTCGCAATTCTCCGGCGCAAACAAGTCGAGGCTCGGACGGGGCTCTCGCGTTCATCCATTTATTTTAAGGTTTCTGCAGGTACCTTCCCCCAGCCTGTTCGGCTGGGCATACGGACTGTCGGCTGGATCGAAAGCGAAATAGAGGCTTGGCTTCTCGCCCAAATCGAAAAAAGCCGCAAGGTTTAGAGGGGCGACCATGACCAAGAAAACGATGGACGCAACCAACGGGCTTGAATCAACCTCCGCAGCTCTCGCCAGCAATATCTCGTCGCAGGATCCAGTAACTAAGGCTCAATCACGTGCGGTCTCTGGGGGGTCAAGCTCTACAGCATCCTGCGTCACTGATCCGTTACTTGAGAAGGGTGAGACGATATTTAACCCTATCAGCCAATTCAGGGATGCAATTCAGGCTGCGGGGCTAATCCCTCCAGATGTAATCGAAGCAGACGGAAAACTGCATCGCTTCTCCACTAATGGCAGGCCTGACGATGACGCCGGATGGTACGTGTATCACGGTAATGTCGTTCCCGCCTGCGGCGCCTTGGGTGACTGGCGCAGCGGGGTTAATCAAACTTGGCGAGCAGAGATAGGCCGTGCTCTGACTTCGGCTGAGCAGCGTAAGCATCGGGCCAGTTTGGATGTAATGCATGAGCAACGCGAAGCGGAGAAAACCCAGCGCAGGAAACAGGCACGTGAAAAGGCCGAACAAATCTGGGCGAAAGCCGTTCCCTGCTTCGAGCACCCCTATCTTACATCTAAGCACATCCACGCATATGGAGCACGGCAATACAAGGATGCGCTTGTAATCCCCCTTTGGGTGGACGACGTAATTCATTCCCTGCAATTCATCACTGCGGAGGGAAAAAAGAAGTTTTTGCTTGGCGGGCGGGTGAGAGGTTGCTATTTCATAATCGGCGACCCCACCGGCGCTACGGTCCTATGTATTGCCGAAAGCTTCTCAACGGGCGCCAGTATCCACGAAGCGACGGGGTATCCGGTAGCTGTGGCGTTTGGCGTGGCCAACCTCAGTGCGGTCGCAAAAGTCATGAGGGAAAGAATTCCGGATGCGTCGCTGGTCATCTGCGCCGACGATGACTACGCAAGTCCCGGAAACCCAGGATTGACAGCGGCAACGGAAGCGGCGGGGGCCGTGGATGGAGTGGTGGCGGTTCCAGACTTCGGCCAAGACAGACCGGATGGAGCAACAGACTTCAACGATATGGCAGCGCACTGCGGGATTGAGGACGTCAAGCATGTGTTAGTGAGCGCGGCGGTTTCGATAACAGAAAAAGATCATGACCAGGAAGACGATACCGGGGATGGTCTCGATGTAGCGGGAGATGCAAGCACTGCATCACCGGATGCTGAGGTAACACAGGTAACAGGGGTGCAAACCATTGAACACGGGCGTTCCGCTGTTACCTGCTTCGCTCCTGCGGAGGTAACTAGGGTAATAGACGGATCAGGCACGTCAGACCGGTCAGGCAATCCGGTCCCGGAAGCAATAGACCGACCTGCATTTCGCGTCTTTGATGACCGAGTGGAGCATGAGGCGCAGGAATTCAAGGCTGGAGTATGGTATTTCGATACGGACAGGGAAGGTAGACCAACGCAAACCTGGGTATGTTCCCCACTGCACGTCGTCGCCGTGACCTCTGACGGCCACCAACACAACTTCGGCCGCTTGCTGCGCTTCCGGAACACATTGGGTTATTGGCGGGAATGGGCCATGCCAATGGAACAGCTGCGCGGGGCAGCCGATGATCTGCGCGGCGAACTGCTGGCGATGGGCGTGGAGCTTGACCCTAGCCAGTGGGTGCGGCGCCTGCTTTCAACCTACCTGCAAGAGAAGCCCCCTGAGCGGAGAATCCGCTGTGTGCTGCAGGTTGGCTGGTGCGAGGATTCTTTTATATTGCCCGATACGGTAATCGGCCCCAAGTCCTCGGACGTGATCTTCCAGAGCGGTGAGATCGGCCACGACGAACACACCACCGCTGGAACGCTAGAGGGCTGGCAGCACGACATATCGTCGCGGGCTATCGGCAATCCGCTTCTACTACAGGCGCTGTCTGCAGCGTTTGCGGGACCAATGCTGGCGTTGTGCAATGCAGAAGGTGGAGGGCTTCATTTTGTCGGTGACTCATCCACCGGCAAGACAACGTTGCTCGAAGCGGCTTGTTCGGTCTGGGGTGGACCCAATTACCGACGAAGCTGGCGGGCAACAGCCAACGGCATGGAAGGTGCGGCAGCAACATTCAATGATTGCCTGTTAGCCCTGGATGAAATCAGTGAGGCCCATGCACATGAAGTGGGTGCCATCATCTATGCCTTGAGTAACGGGCGCGGCAAGCAGCGAGCCGGCAGGACGGGCAATGCCCGTGCCCTTACACGCTGGCGCTGCTTCGTGCTCTCCAGTGGAGAGCGCAGCATTGAAACGACCATGCAGCAAGTAGGACAACGGGCTAAGGCTGGGCAGTCAGTGCGATTGCTGAACATCTCAGCCTCGAGGGTATATGGAGCATGGGACACATTGCATAATCTACAAAGCGGGACGGCCTTTTCCGATGCAATCAAGCGAGCAGCAGTTACACACTATGGACTTGCCGGTCGGGCTTTTCTGGAAAATCTGACGAGGGACGCGCGGGATTTCGGCGGCTATCTCGAACGCTTCAAGGTACTGAAGCAGTTTGCGGTAAAGGACGGCGAGGGACAGGAAAAAAGGGCAGCAGCGCGTTTTGCCATTTTGGCGCTGGCGGGGGAGACGGCAACAGATTACGGGATAACAGGTTGGCCTCCTGGGGCCGCGACCGAGGCAGCGGGAGAGGGTTTCAGGGTTTGGCGCGCTTCGCGTGGACATGGTAATGATGAACGGCTGCAGATAGTTGAACAGCTCTCCGGGTTCATAGACCGTCACGGGGACTCGCGTTTTTCGAATAAGAACGATGAAACACAGATTTTCAACCGCGCGGGATGGTGGCAGGATTCTCCAACCGGACGCAGCTACTTGTTCACGTCAGAGGGTTTGCGGGAAGCACTCAAAGGCTTCGATTTTGATCGGGCGCTCGATGTCCTGCAGGAAATCGAGGCCCTACCCCCTGCCGACATGGAAGGCAAACGAACGAAGGTATTCAATATCAATTGG
The window above is part of the Nitrosospira sp. Is2 genome. Proteins encoded here:
- a CDS encoding AlpA family transcriptional regulator, with product MAQQYRTALAILRRKQVEARTGLSRSSIYFKVSAGTFPQPVRLGIRTVGWIESEIEAWLLAQIEKSRKV
- a CDS encoding DUF927 domain-containing protein; translation: MTKKTMDATNGLESTSAALASNISSQDPVTKAQSRAVSGGSSSTASCVTDPLLEKGETIFNPISQFRDAIQAAGLIPPDVIEADGKLHRFSTNGRPDDDAGWYVYHGNVVPACGALGDWRSGVNQTWRAEIGRALTSAEQRKHRASLDVMHEQREAEKTQRRKQAREKAEQIWAKAVPCFEHPYLTSKHIHAYGARQYKDALVIPLWVDDVIHSLQFITAEGKKKFLLGGRVRGCYFIIGDPTGATVLCIAESFSTGASIHEATGYPVAVAFGVANLSAVAKVMRERIPDASLVICADDDYASPGNPGLTAATEAAGAVDGVVAVPDFGQDRPDGATDFNDMAAHCGIEDVKHVLVSAAVSITEKDHDQEDDTGDGLDVAGDASTASPDAEVTQVTGVQTIEHGRSAVTCFAPAEVTRVIDGSGTSDRSGNPVPEAIDRPAFRVFDDRVEHEAQEFKAGVWYFDTDREGRPTQTWVCSPLHVVAVTSDGHQHNFGRLLRFRNTLGYWREWAMPMEQLRGAADDLRGELLAMGVELDPSQWVRRLLSTYLQEKPPERRIRCVLQVGWCEDSFILPDTVIGPKSSDVIFQSGEIGHDEHTTAGTLEGWQHDISSRAIGNPLLLQALSAAFAGPMLALCNAEGGGLHFVGDSSTGKTTLLEAACSVWGGPNYRRSWRATANGMEGAAATFNDCLLALDEISEAHAHEVGAIIYALSNGRGKQRAGRTGNARALTRWRCFVLSSGERSIETTMQQVGQRAKAGQSVRLLNISASRVYGAWDTLHNLQSGTAFSDAIKRAAVTHYGLAGRAFLENLTRDARDFGGYLERFKVLKQFAVKDGEGQEKRAAARFAILALAGETATDYGITGWPPGAATEAAGEGFRVWRASRGHGNDERLQIVEQLSGFIDRHGDSRFSNKNDETQIFNRAGWWQDSPTGRSYLFTSEGLREALKGFDFDRALDVLQEIEALPPADMEGKRTKVFNINWESKRLYPIKAGKLGGGHVA